Proteins found in one Gimesia chilikensis genomic segment:
- a CDS encoding helix-turn-helix domain-containing protein — protein sequence MPARRRELKPDPKGHYRPYLGFRLDCDGNRKEYRFNLGKDERAANSRMNRLYDLIDESELVAQQPMVWTPFAFYAAKLIEKGTFTIPYPFQQHLMREDDPTAQYAQMLHAEQQNHPSLHIIPAESDLYAHGVKINKLVVQEELKELEEAARFLGVITTRQVMPDRLVTGTFHEALDAYGQDVVHKDNVRAGSEGELTQYGRLRMERIGRFKERHHDIQLTGLTLDACTDLVRYWANRPPTKNRRTKKLDGKPVARKTADHHIKELFSFFGWLDATSRFSWIKPRGMDRINRKIAEFDDERSKKLSAVQKATYSVEELAVLNRHATPLERLFLYVALNCGMGAAELGRLRLNDFRFDQKHEFAEQLGFRSTEEDSFIRFLRPKTSVFGEWLLWAETVEMVRWGFARAEEIGHDLLFISEEGRPWYNERANRNPQAKFTNVLNTLIRRVKKSDPDFRRLAFGTLRDTLPNLLRRNYSSEMASICLAHGSTYKGDSLLDCYTDKPFGRFHGMMRDARSMMTEMFEAVEDDPTNAPIQQYLPLKVRETMQAMLREQKPTAEIAKACGVSRATVCRERKRIGF from the coding sequence ATGCCCGCACGAAGACGAGAACTGAAACCTGATCCTAAAGGGCACTATCGACCCTATCTTGGTTTCCGTTTGGACTGCGATGGAAACCGCAAAGAGTACCGCTTCAATCTTGGCAAAGATGAGAGAGCGGCCAACAGCCGGATGAATCGACTGTACGACCTCATTGATGAGAGCGAACTCGTTGCCCAGCAGCCAATGGTCTGGACGCCGTTTGCTTTCTATGCGGCCAAACTCATCGAGAAGGGAACTTTCACGATTCCCTACCCATTCCAGCAACATCTTATGCGTGAGGACGATCCCACCGCTCAGTACGCTCAAATGCTCCATGCCGAGCAGCAAAACCATCCGTCCCTGCACATCATCCCTGCCGAATCCGATTTGTATGCCCACGGTGTGAAGATCAACAAATTGGTCGTGCAAGAGGAACTCAAGGAACTCGAAGAAGCTGCTCGATTCCTCGGCGTCATTACGACTCGTCAAGTGATGCCCGACCGTCTTGTCACTGGAACGTTCCACGAAGCTCTTGACGCCTACGGGCAGGATGTTGTTCATAAAGACAACGTTCGTGCTGGATCGGAAGGCGAGTTGACCCAGTACGGCAGATTGCGCATGGAGCGAATTGGTCGATTTAAGGAACGCCACCATGACATCCAACTGACTGGACTGACGCTGGATGCCTGCACTGACCTCGTGCGCTATTGGGCTAATCGCCCGCCTACCAAGAACCGCAGGACGAAAAAGCTGGACGGCAAGCCGGTTGCTCGAAAGACCGCCGACCATCACATCAAGGAACTCTTCAGTTTCTTTGGATGGCTTGACGCAACAAGTCGGTTTTCGTGGATCAAACCTCGTGGTATGGATCGCATCAATCGCAAGATCGCTGAGTTTGACGACGAGCGATCAAAGAAGCTGAGTGCAGTTCAGAAAGCGACCTACTCGGTCGAGGAACTTGCCGTGCTTAATCGCCACGCTACCCCTCTCGAACGCCTCTTCCTGTACGTCGCCCTCAACTGCGGCATGGGTGCGGCAGAGCTTGGTCGTCTACGTCTGAACGATTTTCGATTCGACCAAAAACACGAGTTCGCAGAACAACTCGGTTTCCGTTCCACTGAAGAGGACAGCTTCATTCGTTTCCTACGCCCGAAGACAAGCGTGTTCGGCGAGTGGTTGCTGTGGGCCGAGACCGTCGAGATGGTGCGTTGGGGCTTTGCTCGGGCAGAGGAAATTGGACACGATCTGCTCTTCATCTCTGAGGAGGGGCGACCGTGGTACAACGAACGTGCGAACCGAAATCCGCAGGCAAAGTTCACGAACGTCCTGAACACACTCATTCGACGTGTTAAGAAGAGCGATCCTGATTTTCGTCGGCTCGCCTTCGGCACGCTGCGGGACACGCTTCCCAATCTCTTACGTCGCAACTATTCCAGCGAGATGGCGAGTATCTGCCTTGCCCACGGTTCGACTTACAAAGGCGACTCGCTTCTCGATTGCTACACGGACAAACCTTTCGGACGTTTCCATGGAATGATGCGAGATGCTCGGAGCATGATGACCGAAATGTTTGAGGCGGTTGAGGATGATCCCACTAACGCACCGATCCAGCAGTACCTTCCGCTGAAGGTGCGGGAGACGATGCAGGCGATGCTGCGAGAGCAAAAACCGACCGCCGAAATCGCCAAAGCCTGTGGTGTGTCCCGTGCCACGGTCTGCCGGGAGCGGAAACGAATCGGTTTTTAG
- a CDS encoding alpha/beta hydrolase family protein — translation MPIPQTLKLHRRAWSMLWAVLGCLALISPAVQAESKPMEPLYVDIPEQGEVRFETTSKEDRVPERFHLDPHTFPFQCQFKRMSGPVKVYDVSFPSPVKTEVKENNTVHGHYYQPEGEGPFPACVCLHILGGGFELSEMSANALARQGIAALTIKMPYYAQRRGTGEFSGRRMISFVPEHTAAGMTQAVLDIRRAAAWLASREEVDADRLGVTGISLGGIMSALSSEAEPRFSKVAIYLGGGNLALGIWENPHPHARLFRKQWLEHGGTFESFVKIMSPVDPHTYGHLLKDRDVLMVAAKHDEILPPSTAVALWESIGKQPELVWLDAGHISAALYIFGETQRLTTFFSNWEKK, via the coding sequence ATGCCGATTCCACAAACCTTAAAACTGCATCGTCGAGCATGGAGTATGCTCTGGGCTGTTCTGGGCTGCCTGGCCCTGATCTCACCTGCTGTGCAGGCTGAATCCAAACCGATGGAACCTCTGTATGTGGACATTCCAGAGCAGGGGGAGGTTCGCTTTGAAACGACCAGCAAAGAAGATCGGGTTCCTGAGCGGTTTCACCTCGATCCGCATACGTTTCCTTTCCAGTGCCAGTTCAAACGGATGAGTGGGCCGGTCAAAGTGTATGATGTCAGCTTTCCTTCACCTGTGAAGACCGAAGTGAAAGAAAACAATACCGTCCACGGTCATTACTATCAGCCAGAGGGAGAGGGGCCTTTCCCAGCGTGTGTCTGTCTACACATTCTGGGCGGAGGTTTTGAACTGTCAGAAATGTCAGCTAACGCGCTCGCCCGACAGGGGATCGCAGCACTGACGATTAAGATGCCTTACTATGCCCAGCGTCGGGGGACTGGCGAATTCAGTGGCAGACGCATGATTTCATTCGTGCCGGAACATACCGCTGCAGGGATGACTCAAGCCGTACTGGATATCCGTCGCGCCGCAGCCTGGCTGGCCAGCCGGGAAGAAGTCGATGCAGACCGCCTGGGAGTGACCGGGATCAGCCTGGGAGGAATCATGTCTGCCTTGTCCTCAGAAGCGGAGCCTCGGTTTTCCAAAGTCGCGATTTACCTTGGAGGAGGAAATCTGGCGCTGGGAATCTGGGAGAATCCGCATCCGCATGCCCGGTTGTTTCGTAAGCAATGGCTGGAGCATGGGGGCACGTTTGAGTCATTTGTGAAAATCATGTCACCCGTCGATCCACATACCTACGGACACCTGCTGAAAGACCGGGATGTGCTGATGGTGGCTGCCAAACACGATGAGATTCTGCCTCCGTCAACAGCAGTGGCGCTCTGGGAATCGATTGGGAAGCAGCCTGAACTGGTCTGGCTGGACGCGGGACATATTTCCGCTGCCTTGTATATCTTCGGTGAGACCCAGCGGCTGACGACGTTTTTCTCGAACTGGGAAAAGAAGTAA
- a CDS encoding LptF/LptG family permease codes for MRLLQRYILFELLRVFTLMITVLTVLLVFVGAFQQATSQGLGALLVLKILPFIVPSMLPFTIPATLLLTVCVVYGRISGDQEITAAKAAGINVLSLLWPSFILGGFLSLSSLLLSDQIIPWAEKNIENTIATELETIFLEKLRSQNQIHDPNSGISITVMGVRDKTLLVPTFRYSPPGKKPVHLQAEEATLEFDLTHQQVILHLAKGHIDFPGKPRFYVEKDSFPFPLPSQTSTAKPRHMSVRSIKSELGDIDNKKSDFEFQRDIEVGMLLALGEFERFQSPEVNADLPQNQHEEKRKNKLKTALSSRFALSCSCFFFVLVGCPFSIAQARRQFLTSFFLVFMPILLFYYPIVLLMMNLSKLGKIEPSWSLWLGNAGLLIVAIHMLRKVLRN; via the coding sequence ATGCGATTGTTACAGCGCTATATACTTTTCGAGTTGCTGCGCGTTTTCACATTGATGATCACGGTCTTAACCGTCCTGCTGGTCTTTGTTGGTGCCTTCCAGCAAGCCACCAGCCAGGGACTGGGTGCGCTGCTGGTGTTGAAAATCCTGCCCTTTATCGTTCCCAGTATGCTCCCCTTTACGATCCCTGCCACGCTCCTGCTGACGGTCTGCGTGGTTTACGGGCGCATCTCCGGTGACCAGGAAATCACGGCGGCCAAAGCGGCTGGCATCAATGTACTCTCATTGCTCTGGCCCTCCTTTATCCTGGGGGGATTTCTGAGCCTGAGTTCGCTGCTGCTCAGTGATCAGATCATTCCCTGGGCAGAAAAGAACATCGAGAATACGATCGCCACGGAACTCGAAACGATCTTCCTGGAGAAACTGCGTTCCCAGAACCAGATCCATGACCCCAACAGCGGCATTTCCATCACCGTTATGGGTGTCAGGGACAAAACGCTGCTCGTGCCCACGTTTCGTTATTCGCCCCCTGGTAAAAAACCGGTCCACCTGCAGGCGGAAGAAGCGACCCTGGAATTTGATCTCACTCACCAGCAGGTCATCCTCCACCTGGCAAAAGGACACATTGACTTTCCCGGGAAGCCCCGGTTCTACGTCGAGAAGGATTCATTCCCCTTCCCCCTGCCCAGTCAGACCTCGACGGCCAAGCCGCGGCATATGAGTGTCCGTTCTATCAAATCAGAGCTGGGCGACATTGATAACAAAAAGAGTGACTTCGAATTTCAGCGCGATATCGAAGTCGGCATGCTGCTGGCACTCGGCGAATTCGAACGCTTTCAGTCTCCCGAAGTCAATGCGGACCTCCCCCAGAATCAGCATGAGGAAAAACGCAAGAACAAATTGAAGACCGCTCTTTCCAGCCGCTTTGCTCTCAGCTGCAGCTGCTTCTTCTTCGTTCTGGTCGGCTGTCCCTTTTCAATCGCCCAGGCTCGCAGGCAGTTCCTCACGAGCTTCTTCCTGGTCTTTATGCCGATCCTGCTGTTTTACTACCCCATCGTCCTGTTGATGATGAACCTGTCGAAGCTGGGCAAGATCGAACCGAGCTGGTCACTCTGGCTGGGCAACGCAGGTCTCTTGATCGTCGCGATTCACATGCTGCGAAAAGTGCTGCGGAACTAA
- a CDS encoding Hpt domain-containing protein: protein MLDALENAPVRSAFCDDEDFQELIEMFIDGIAEKQQVLNQASITDQREEIQVLAHQLKGSGAGYGFDELSRIAAELEQACKTGDPVMIVQQKELLSHYLGRIVL, encoded by the coding sequence ATGTTAGACGCTTTAGAAAATGCCCCTGTTCGCTCCGCGTTTTGTGATGATGAGGATTTCCAGGAACTGATCGAGATGTTTATTGATGGCATCGCTGAGAAACAGCAGGTTCTCAATCAGGCCAGCATTACCGATCAGCGGGAGGAGATCCAGGTCTTGGCGCATCAGTTGAAAGGTTCGGGAGCCGGTTACGGATTCGATGAACTGTCCCGCATTGCAGCGGAACTGGAGCAGGCCTGCAAAACTGGAGATCCGGTCATGATCGTCCAGCAAAAGGAGCTGCTCTCCCATTATTTAGGTCGAATTGTACTCTGA
- the tsaD gene encoding tRNA (adenosine(37)-N6)-threonylcarbamoyltransferase complex transferase subunit TsaD codes for MSPTDEYLLAIESSCDETAAAVITRDMWILSNVVSSQTDLHEKFGGVVPEIASRAHLERILPVIDDALMQAGIELQQLTAIAVATEPGLVGSLLIGLTAAKTLAMTLDLPLIAVNHIEGHLFACQMQEDRPLFPAIGLVVSGGHTNLYHCSETFEFDLIGATIDDAAGEAFDKVAKILGLSYPGGPSIQNAATHGDPRAFKFPRTFLKDPELRFSFSGLKTAVLYAAQGNPGAKQQPPPLDDQRIADLAASFQETVVDVLVGKCRQAIERYNYSTLCVGGGVAANRLLRERLAEMTEQAGIHLSVAPPDLCTDNAAMAAIAWHHLDQGRIADLDLDVTPGLVR; via the coding sequence ATGAGCCCCACCGACGAATATCTTCTGGCAATCGAATCTTCATGCGATGAGACTGCAGCTGCTGTCATTACCCGCGACATGTGGATTCTCTCCAATGTCGTTTCCTCGCAAACCGATCTCCATGAAAAGTTTGGGGGGGTGGTGCCGGAAATTGCCTCGCGAGCGCATCTGGAACGAATTCTTCCTGTGATCGATGATGCCCTGATGCAGGCCGGGATCGAGTTGCAGCAGTTAACCGCGATTGCCGTCGCGACCGAACCGGGGCTCGTCGGCTCGCTGCTGATTGGCCTGACGGCGGCCAAAACACTGGCCATGACACTCGATTTACCCCTGATCGCCGTGAATCATATTGAAGGGCATCTCTTTGCCTGCCAGATGCAGGAAGACCGCCCGCTGTTCCCAGCGATCGGCCTGGTAGTCAGCGGCGGACACACCAATCTGTACCACTGCTCGGAAACATTCGAATTTGATCTGATTGGTGCCACCATCGACGATGCCGCTGGTGAGGCGTTCGATAAAGTGGCAAAAATTCTGGGGCTTTCTTACCCGGGAGGTCCGTCAATTCAGAACGCAGCTACACACGGTGACCCTCGCGCGTTCAAATTTCCCCGCACGTTTCTCAAAGACCCGGAACTGCGTTTCAGCTTCAGCGGTTTGAAAACGGCGGTGCTGTATGCGGCACAGGGAAATCCAGGAGCAAAACAGCAGCCACCACCGCTGGATGATCAACGGATTGCCGACCTGGCTGCCAGCTTTCAGGAAACCGTGGTTGATGTGCTGGTCGGTAAATGTCGGCAGGCGATCGAACGCTACAACTATTCTACACTCTGTGTAGGAGGGGGCGTGGCTGCTAATCGTCTCCTGCGTGAGAGGCTGGCTGAAATGACAGAGCAGGCAGGAATCCACCTCAGCGTGGCTCCTCCCGATTTATGCACCGACAATGCTGCCATGGCTGCGATCGCCTGGCATCACCTCGATCAGGGGCGCATTGCAGATCTTGACCTGGATGTCACTCCGGGACTGGTTCGTTAA
- a CDS encoding S41 family peptidase: protein MPKFRLISLCLLLALMVSSPFQSLSYADEKEKEKDEDYYQMMKLFADTYEQIERNYVKDIDRRVLLEAAIRGMVQELDQYSSYISPDDLSRFNQVVEQEFGGIGIQVHIDDQNNRLTVMTPLPGTPAYKAGIRAGDIIDSIEGKSTKGFTLSQAIKILKGREGEKVKMSVIHKGTDKVIPVTVEREIIHVATVLGDTYKDDDAWDYMYDKKAKIGYIRLTHFSRHSAEELRSAIEDLRKQGMKGLILDLRFNPGGLLSQATEISDMFIESGKIVSTEGRNSRNRKWEATSKGTFKDFPMAILVNRYSASASEIVSACLQDHKRAVIIGERTWGKGSVQNVIELEEGDSALKLTTASYHRPSGKNIHRFPGAKDTDVWGVTPDEGYRLRLTDDELEALTEYRRKRDILDHTAKLDTEFKDKQLDLAMDYIKEQLSGKNKPADKDADKKAEKKPEAKEEKPAKKAAAAPGPAGNTLVIRTT, encoded by the coding sequence ATGCCAAAATTCCGCTTGATCAGTTTGTGCCTCTTACTTGCTCTGATGGTCTCGTCCCCTTTCCAGTCCCTCTCTTACGCTGATGAAAAAGAGAAGGAAAAAGACGAAGATTACTACCAGATGATGAAGCTGTTTGCAGACACTTACGAGCAGATTGAACGTAATTATGTGAAAGACATCGACCGCCGGGTGCTCCTCGAAGCGGCCATTCGAGGCATGGTTCAGGAACTGGATCAGTACTCCAGCTACATCAGCCCCGATGATCTCTCCCGCTTCAACCAGGTGGTCGAACAGGAGTTCGGCGGGATCGGCATCCAGGTGCACATTGACGATCAGAACAACCGACTGACCGTCATGACTCCGCTGCCTGGTACCCCCGCTTACAAAGCCGGGATTCGGGCCGGCGACATCATCGATTCGATTGAAGGCAAGTCCACCAAGGGTTTCACACTTTCCCAGGCGATCAAAATTCTCAAAGGTCGCGAAGGGGAAAAGGTGAAGATGTCCGTAATTCATAAAGGCACCGACAAAGTAATTCCCGTGACAGTGGAACGGGAAATCATTCATGTCGCTACTGTCCTGGGGGATACCTACAAAGACGATGACGCCTGGGATTATATGTATGACAAGAAAGCCAAAATTGGTTACATCAGACTCACTCACTTCAGCCGTCATAGTGCAGAAGAACTGCGGTCTGCCATCGAAGATCTGCGCAAGCAGGGCATGAAAGGACTGATCCTCGATCTGCGTTTCAATCCGGGCGGTCTGCTTTCGCAAGCAACTGAAATCTCGGACATGTTCATCGAGTCCGGTAAAATTGTCAGTACGGAAGGCCGCAACAGCCGGAACCGGAAATGGGAAGCCACCTCTAAGGGAACTTTCAAAGACTTTCCAATGGCGATTCTGGTGAATCGCTATTCTGCCTCAGCCAGTGAAATCGTTTCGGCCTGCCTGCAGGACCACAAACGTGCTGTGATCATTGGTGAGCGTACCTGGGGAAAAGGCAGCGTTCAGAACGTCATCGAACTTGAAGAGGGCGACAGTGCTCTGAAATTGACTACCGCCAGCTACCATCGTCCCAGTGGGAAAAACATTCACCGTTTCCCAGGAGCCAAAGATACCGATGTCTGGGGAGTGACTCCGGACGAAGGTTATCGCCTGCGACTGACCGATGATGAGCTCGAAGCGCTGACCGAATACCGCCGCAAACGGGATATTCTGGATCACACTGCTAAACTGGATACCGAATTCAAAGACAAGCAGTTGGACCTGGCGATGGACTACATCAAGGAACAGCTGAGCGGTAAAAATAAACCAGCTGACAAGGATGCCGACAAAAAGGCTGAAAAGAAACCCGAAGCCAAAGAAGAGAAGCCGGCCAAAAAAGCAGCTGCCGCTCCCGGGCCGGCAGGAAATACGCTGGTCATCCGGACCACCTGA